From a region of the Corallococcus coralloides DSM 2259 genome:
- a CDS encoding RICIN domain-containing protein, with amino-acid sequence MSSWLSRVPLQGLLLAASTLLPPVASAANETVRVWLTTTSGSALAKKLNAEANKAFGPETGSATAIDVNEGVTYQTLDGFGGALTDSSAWLIFNSPQRTAIMNDLFSVSAGAGQSAIRLPMGASDFSRNNYTYDDTCCDLNDFSVGHDTAYILPLLKQARAINPEVKVFAVPWSAPAWMKFNNSLTGGGYLRNDLYGTYANYFVRFVQAYQANGVPIHALSLQNEPHNANGGYATMQMESNDQSVFAAQYLRPALNAAGFNGVKVLAWDHNWHDGSGPAGYPHEVMAYNGGQAQNAVAGVAYHCYESPEGSYSVQSAFHDAYPAKEVHFTECTGGFWATNAAANLEWALQNNLFGPLRHWSRTSFYWNLALDPNHGPRVGGCADCRGMFTVDNANGTYTRNEEYYAWAHLAKVVRPGAVRVGATSLGNNNVETLAFRNPDGSRALIALNSNDGATLSFKVRWNGQAFEYTLPPRSVASFQWGGTSGPQGPWYRLVNKATGKCVDIVGPSAADGTGLHQWACHTGASQQWSLVATDSGYSRLVSRHSGKAVDVADASQADGARVQQWSWAGGANQQFKPVATTGGYTRFEARHSGKVLDVSNCWSSGDGAAVQQWVWSNNDCQQFRLEAMP; translated from the coding sequence ATGTCCTCCTGGCTGTCCCGAGTCCCCCTGCAGGGCCTGCTGCTGGCCGCCTCCACCCTCCTGCCCCCTGTCGCGAGCGCGGCGAACGAGACCGTGCGGGTGTGGCTGACGACGACGTCCGGCAGCGCGCTGGCGAAGAAGCTCAACGCGGAGGCGAACAAGGCGTTCGGTCCGGAGACGGGCAGCGCCACGGCCATCGACGTGAACGAAGGCGTGACGTACCAGACCCTCGACGGGTTTGGCGGCGCGCTCACGGATTCGTCCGCGTGGCTCATCTTCAACTCGCCGCAGCGCACGGCCATCATGAACGACCTGTTCAGCGTGAGCGCGGGCGCGGGCCAGAGCGCCATCCGCCTGCCCATGGGCGCGTCCGACTTCTCGCGCAACAACTACACCTACGACGACACCTGCTGCGACCTGAACGACTTCTCCGTGGGTCACGACACGGCGTACATCCTGCCGCTCTTGAAGCAGGCGCGCGCCATCAACCCGGAGGTGAAGGTGTTCGCGGTGCCGTGGAGCGCGCCCGCGTGGATGAAGTTCAACAACTCGCTCACCGGCGGCGGCTACCTGCGCAATGACCTGTACGGCACCTATGCGAACTACTTCGTGCGCTTCGTGCAGGCCTACCAGGCGAACGGCGTGCCCATCCACGCGCTGAGCCTCCAGAACGAGCCGCACAACGCCAACGGCGGCTACGCGACGATGCAGATGGAGTCCAACGACCAATCCGTCTTCGCCGCCCAGTATCTGCGCCCCGCGCTCAACGCCGCGGGCTTCAACGGCGTGAAGGTGCTGGCGTGGGACCACAACTGGCACGACGGCTCGGGCCCGGCGGGCTATCCGCACGAAGTGATGGCCTACAACGGCGGGCAGGCGCAGAACGCCGTCGCGGGCGTGGCCTACCACTGCTACGAGAGCCCCGAGGGCAGCTACAGCGTCCAGTCCGCGTTCCATGACGCCTACCCCGCCAAGGAGGTGCACTTCACCGAGTGCACCGGCGGATTCTGGGCCACCAACGCCGCGGCGAACCTGGAGTGGGCGCTGCAGAACAACCTCTTCGGGCCGCTGCGCCACTGGTCGCGCACGTCCTTCTACTGGAACCTGGCCCTGGACCCGAACCACGGGCCGCGCGTGGGCGGCTGCGCGGACTGCCGGGGCATGTTCACCGTGGACAACGCCAACGGCACGTACACGCGCAACGAGGAGTACTACGCGTGGGCGCACCTGGCGAAGGTGGTGCGGCCGGGCGCGGTGCGCGTGGGCGCCACGTCGCTGGGCAACAACAACGTCGAGACGCTCGCCTTCCGCAACCCGGACGGCTCGCGTGCGCTCATCGCGCTGAACTCGAATGACGGCGCCACGCTGTCCTTCAAGGTCCGCTGGAACGGCCAGGCCTTCGAGTACACGCTGCCGCCGCGCTCGGTGGCGTCCTTCCAGTGGGGCGGGACGTCCGGCCCGCAGGGGCCGTGGTACCGGCTGGTCAACAAGGCCACCGGAAAGTGCGTGGACATCGTGGGCCCGTCCGCGGCGGACGGCACCGGGCTGCACCAGTGGGCGTGCCACACGGGCGCAAGCCAGCAGTGGTCCCTGGTGGCCACGGACAGCGGCTACTCGCGGCTGGTGTCGCGCCACAGCGGCAAGGCGGTGGACGTGGCGGACGCAAGCCAGGCGGACGGCGCGCGCGTGCAGCAGTGGTCCTGGGCGGGCGGCGCCAACCAGCAGTTCAAGCCGGTGGCCACCACCGGCGGCTACACCCGCTTCGAGGCCCGCCACAGCGGCAAGGTGCTGGACGTGAGCAACTGCTGGAGCAGCGGCGACGGGGCCGCTGTCCAGCAATGGGTCTGGTCCAACAACGACTGCCAGCAGTTCCGCCTGGAAGCCATGCCCTGA
- a CDS encoding alpha/beta fold hydrolase, which translates to MKGTAGELFVDDGGTGPGTPVVFVHSACGDTRQWAAQLQQVRKQRRAVALDLRGHGRSTLTLNADFTVEDFSQDVATVVDGLGLSRVVLVGHSLGGAVCVAYAAAHPERVAGLFLLDPASDGREVPKEAAEGMMAALDTDGWAQVIEQYWGTLLEPSTPQVREQVLGQLRRTQRAAVKAAMGSLLKFDPVTALKRYPGPSLSVITPLNQTPGAYHVLVPSLPSKLVTGTGHWVQLDAPEQVNTLLEGFLATVP; encoded by the coding sequence ATGAAGGGCACGGCGGGTGAGCTGTTCGTGGACGATGGCGGGACGGGGCCGGGCACACCGGTGGTGTTCGTGCACTCGGCCTGTGGCGACACGCGGCAGTGGGCGGCGCAGCTCCAGCAGGTGCGCAAGCAGCGCCGTGCGGTCGCGCTGGACCTGCGGGGGCACGGCCGGTCCACGCTCACGTTGAACGCGGACTTCACGGTGGAGGACTTCTCCCAGGACGTGGCCACGGTGGTGGACGGGCTGGGGCTGTCCCGCGTGGTGCTGGTGGGGCACAGCCTGGGCGGCGCGGTGTGCGTGGCGTACGCGGCGGCGCACCCGGAGCGCGTGGCGGGGCTCTTCCTGTTGGATCCGGCATCCGACGGCCGCGAGGTTCCGAAGGAGGCGGCCGAGGGGATGATGGCCGCGCTCGACACCGACGGCTGGGCGCAGGTCATCGAGCAGTACTGGGGCACGCTGCTGGAGCCGTCCACGCCCCAGGTGCGTGAGCAGGTGCTGGGACAGCTGCGGCGCACGCAGCGCGCGGCGGTGAAGGCTGCCATGGGCTCGCTGCTCAAGTTCGATCCCGTCACCGCGCTGAAGCGCTACCCGGGACCGTCCCTGTCCGTCATCACGCCGCTCAACCAGACCCCCGGCGCGTACCACGTGCTCGTCCCGAGCCTTCCGTCGAAGCTGGTGACGGGCACGGGGCACTGGGTGCAGCTGGACGCCCCCGAGCAGGTGAACACGCTGCTCGAGGGCTTCCTGGCGACGGTGCCCTGA
- a CDS encoding hybrid sensor histidine kinase/response regulator, whose product MNSSDAKNAHAGRTPITVLNVNDDPATLYLLSLTLKQGGYQVLEATGGREALRLAQGRPDLVLLDVHMPDIDGYEVCRRLRADEATHDLLIAHLSSVSVQREDRVRGLAQGADAYWTRPLAEDELLANIEALLRLQTRARDAVRARDRFLSIAAHELKTPLTVLRLNLERAVEMVVHDADADGAMGKRLTPAVRHLTRLQNLVDNLLDVSRLSTQGMALQVETVDFSQVVREQVERFQAPARSANVELTAELPDAPVLLFGDRRLLEQAVGHLLSNAIKFGEDRPAKARLSTHEGHAVLAVEDQGVGIAPEEHARIFRRFERVASGGRFDGLGLGLYLAQEIAAAHDGTLSVKSALGQGACFELRLPLHRTQRY is encoded by the coding sequence GTGAACTCCTCCGACGCCAAGAACGCCCACGCAGGCCGCACCCCCATCACGGTCCTCAACGTCAACGACGACCCGGCGACGCTGTACCTGCTCAGCCTCACGCTGAAGCAGGGCGGCTACCAGGTGCTCGAGGCCACGGGAGGGCGCGAGGCGCTCCGGCTCGCCCAGGGGCGGCCCGACCTGGTGCTGCTGGACGTGCACATGCCGGACATCGACGGCTATGAGGTGTGCCGCCGCCTGCGCGCGGACGAGGCCACGCACGACCTGCTCATCGCCCACCTGTCGTCCGTGTCCGTCCAGCGCGAGGACCGCGTGCGGGGCCTGGCCCAGGGCGCGGACGCGTACTGGACGCGGCCCCTGGCGGAGGACGAGCTGCTCGCGAACATCGAGGCGCTCTTGCGCCTGCAGACCCGCGCCCGGGACGCCGTGCGCGCGCGCGACCGGTTCCTCAGCATCGCCGCGCATGAGCTGAAGACGCCCCTCACCGTGCTGCGCCTCAACCTGGAGCGCGCGGTGGAGATGGTGGTCCACGACGCGGATGCGGACGGCGCCATGGGCAAGCGCCTCACGCCCGCGGTGCGCCACCTCACGCGGCTGCAGAACCTGGTGGACAACCTGCTGGACGTGTCCCGCCTGTCCACGCAGGGCATGGCGCTCCAGGTGGAGACGGTGGACTTCTCCCAGGTGGTGCGCGAACAGGTGGAGCGCTTCCAGGCTCCGGCCCGCAGCGCGAACGTGGAGCTGACCGCGGAGCTGCCGGACGCACCCGTCCTCCTCTTCGGGGACCGGCGCCTGCTGGAGCAGGCCGTGGGCCACCTGCTGTCCAACGCCATCAAGTTCGGCGAGGACCGGCCCGCGAAGGCGCGCCTGTCCACGCACGAAGGCCACGCGGTGCTCGCCGTGGAGGACCAGGGCGTGGGCATCGCGCCGGAGGAGCACGCGCGCATCTTCCGCCGCTTCGAGCGCGTGGCTTCCGGAGGCCGCTTCGACGGTCTGGGCCTGGGGCTCTACCTGGCCCAGGAGATCGCCGCCGCGCACGACGGCACGTTGAGCGTGAAGAGCGCCCTGGGCCAGGGCGCGTGTTTCGAGTTGAGGCTGCCCCTGCATCGCACCCAGCGGTACTGA
- a CDS encoding ATPase domain-containing protein yields the protein MSNTEDADGSTPSSEGKSPAKRLVTNVPRLDFITKGGLIQGSSYAIIGPPGSGKTVLANQIAFQHVKNGGKALYVTLLSESHGRMLENLSQMTFFDADVIPDRLQYLSGYRDLERDGLKGLLELLRKNAQAHGTTLLIIDGMDAAKEFARSDLSFKRFLQDLQTFSSILGCTTLLLAPHHEGEIHPENTAVDGIFELSLWLHGPRAVRELIAIKFRGGPSLLGRHEVEISNQGMVIHPRTEVQFAHPAAEGREDRIRMPFGIPRLDDALRGGVLSGSTTLLLGAPGTGKTLLGLHFLLEGARAGQPGVYFGFFETPPRLIEKAEGTGMGDLKKYVDEGLIEIQWQPPLEHNLDSLAEKLLERIEERKVDRLRLFIDGVSGFRSAAVYPDRMGRFFSALTHQLRMMDVTTLYSDETPLFSPGVDMPQPEAASTVENVILVRYVELRSQLYRLLSIMKMRESAYDSGIREFSISEQGIQVAGTFESAESILTGHARLSGGESSRPDRVKAPLGAKKKQGRKAPAKKKPGSKKAPAGASRRRRS from the coding sequence GTGTCGAACACCGAAGACGCGGACGGCAGCACCCCGTCCAGCGAAGGCAAGAGCCCGGCGAAGCGCCTCGTCACCAATGTGCCCCGGCTGGACTTCATCACCAAGGGCGGCCTCATCCAGGGCTCGTCCTACGCCATCATCGGCCCCCCGGGCTCCGGCAAGACGGTGCTGGCCAACCAGATTGCCTTCCAGCACGTGAAGAACGGCGGCAAGGCGCTCTACGTGACGCTGCTGTCGGAGTCGCACGGGCGCATGCTGGAGAACCTGTCGCAGATGACGTTCTTCGACGCCGACGTCATCCCGGACCGGCTCCAGTACCTCAGCGGCTACCGCGACCTGGAGCGCGACGGGCTCAAGGGCCTCCTGGAGCTGTTGCGCAAGAACGCCCAGGCGCACGGCACCACGCTGCTCATCATCGACGGCATGGACGCGGCGAAGGAGTTCGCCCGCTCGGACCTCTCCTTCAAGCGCTTCCTCCAGGACCTGCAGACCTTCAGCAGCATCCTGGGCTGCACCACGCTGCTGCTCGCCCCGCACCATGAGGGGGAGATCCACCCGGAGAACACCGCGGTGGACGGCATCTTCGAACTGTCCCTCTGGCTGCACGGTCCCCGCGCGGTGCGCGAGCTCATCGCCATCAAGTTCCGCGGCGGGCCGTCCCTCCTGGGCCGCCACGAGGTGGAGATCAGCAACCAGGGCATGGTCATCCACCCGCGCACGGAGGTGCAGTTCGCGCACCCCGCCGCGGAGGGGCGCGAGGACCGCATCCGGATGCCCTTCGGAATCCCCCGTCTGGACGACGCGCTCCGGGGCGGCGTGCTGTCCGGCTCCACCACGCTGCTGTTGGGCGCGCCCGGCACGGGAAAGACGCTCCTGGGGTTGCACTTCCTCCTCGAGGGCGCGCGCGCGGGCCAGCCGGGCGTCTACTTCGGCTTCTTCGAGACGCCCCCCCGCCTCATCGAGAAGGCGGAGGGCACCGGCATGGGGGACCTCAAGAAGTACGTGGACGAGGGCCTCATTGAAATCCAGTGGCAGCCGCCGCTGGAGCACAACCTGGACTCGCTGGCGGAGAAGCTCCTGGAGCGCATCGAGGAGCGCAAGGTGGACCGCCTGCGCCTCTTCATCGACGGCGTGTCCGGCTTCCGCTCCGCGGCCGTGTACCCGGACCGCATGGGGCGCTTCTTCTCCGCGCTCACGCACCAGCTGCGGATGATGGACGTCACCACGCTGTACTCGGATGAGACGCCCCTGTTCAGCCCCGGCGTGGACATGCCCCAGCCGGAGGCCGCTTCCACCGTGGAGAACGTCATCCTGGTGCGCTACGTGGAGCTGCGCTCGCAGCTCTACCGGCTGCTCTCCATCATGAAGATGCGCGAGAGCGCCTATGACAGCGGCATCCGCGAGTTCTCCATCAGCGAACAGGGCATCCAGGTCGCGGGCACCTTCGAGAGCGCGGAGAGCATCCTCACCGGCCACGCGCGCCTGTCCGGCGGCGAGAGCTCCCGCCCCGACCGCGTGAAGGCCCCCCTGGGCGCGAAGAAGAAGCAGGGCCGCAAGGCACCCGCGAAGAAGAAGCCGGGCTCGAAGAAGGCTCCGGCGGGCGCGTCCCGGCGGAGGCGTTCATGA
- a CDS encoding response regulator transcription factor, with product MKTVLVVDDELDIAEAIQAILEEEQLRVVVCGNGREALAKLKEEKPDLAIIDVMMPVMNGYETIDAIRKDASLRFPILVMSAIQPPKAKMEEQQWSGFLKKPFSLRDLVDAVERLTSS from the coding sequence ATGAAGACCGTGCTCGTCGTGGACGATGAGCTGGACATCGCCGAAGCCATCCAGGCCATCCTGGAAGAGGAACAGCTGCGCGTCGTCGTCTGCGGCAACGGCCGCGAGGCGCTGGCCAAACTCAAGGAGGAGAAGCCCGACCTGGCCATCATCGACGTGATGATGCCGGTGATGAACGGCTACGAGACCATCGACGCCATCCGCAAGGACGCAAGCCTCCGCTTCCCCATCCTCGTCATGAGCGCCATCCAGCCGCCCAAGGCCAAGATGGAGGAGCAGCAGTGGTCCGGCTTCCTCAAGAAGCCGTTCTCCCTGCGAGACCTGGTGGACGCCGTGGAGCGGCTGACGTCGTCGTAG
- a CDS encoding MATE family efflux transporter, with protein MPTEVEPTPSREPGLFRLTWPIFFEIFLFMLMGTADTLMLSGVSDAAVSAVGVVNQYVFICILVMEVVSHGASIVVSQYLGAKRGTEAARIAAQAITMNFLLGLAVSGGLLLSADFILGRMNLEPQTLAYASTYWHIAGGFLFLQALINVFSSLIRTYGFTRQSMYVAMGMNVVHVVGNWVLIFGHFGMPAHGVAGAAMSTVFSRAMAVGVFAWMLWRVMDVKMRPAHFVALTREYVRKILRVGVPSAVEQMTYHACQTVFLYYVTYLGPVALASRQYANAMSQYVFLCSLAIGMGTSIIVGRLVGAQRSQDAYARVLKSLKWSIGITVAVDVTAILFREPLIRLFTHDGDILRLTSQVLVLSLLLETGRSFNLVLVNALRAAGDATFPVIMAMISMVCMSLPLGYFLVFHLHLGLAGVWLAVAADEWTRGLAMWMRWRSRAWERQSLVSPAEAPVVMAH; from the coding sequence ATGCCTACTGAAGTCGAGCCGACACCCTCCCGCGAGCCGGGCCTCTTCCGCCTGACCTGGCCCATCTTCTTCGAAATCTTCCTCTTCATGCTGATGGGCACGGCGGACACGCTGATGCTCAGCGGTGTGTCGGACGCCGCCGTCTCCGCGGTGGGTGTCGTCAATCAGTACGTCTTCATCTGCATCCTGGTGATGGAGGTGGTGAGCCACGGCGCGTCCATCGTCGTGTCCCAGTACCTGGGCGCGAAGCGCGGCACGGAGGCGGCGCGCATCGCGGCGCAGGCCATCACGATGAACTTCCTCCTGGGGCTCGCGGTGAGCGGCGGGCTGCTGCTGTCCGCGGACTTCATCCTGGGGCGGATGAACCTGGAGCCCCAGACGCTGGCGTACGCGAGCACCTACTGGCACATCGCGGGCGGCTTCCTTTTCCTCCAGGCGCTCATCAACGTCTTCTCCAGCCTCATCCGCACGTACGGCTTCACGCGGCAGTCCATGTACGTGGCCATGGGCATGAACGTGGTGCACGTGGTGGGCAACTGGGTGCTCATCTTCGGCCACTTCGGCATGCCGGCGCACGGCGTGGCGGGCGCGGCCATGTCCACCGTCTTCAGCCGCGCGATGGCGGTGGGCGTCTTCGCGTGGATGCTCTGGCGGGTGATGGACGTGAAGATGCGGCCCGCGCACTTCGTGGCGCTGACGCGCGAGTACGTGCGGAAGATCCTCCGCGTGGGCGTGCCGTCCGCGGTGGAGCAGATGACGTACCACGCGTGCCAGACGGTGTTCCTGTACTACGTGACGTACCTGGGCCCGGTGGCGCTGGCGTCGCGGCAGTACGCCAACGCCATGTCCCAGTACGTGTTCCTGTGCAGCCTGGCCATCGGCATGGGCACGTCCATCATCGTGGGCCGGCTGGTGGGCGCGCAGCGCTCGCAGGACGCGTACGCGCGCGTGCTCAAGAGCCTCAAGTGGAGCATCGGCATCACGGTGGCGGTGGACGTGACGGCCATCCTCTTCCGCGAGCCGCTCATCCGCCTCTTCACGCACGACGGCGACATCCTGCGGCTCACCTCGCAGGTGCTCGTCCTGAGCCTGCTGCTGGAGACGGGCCGCTCGTTCAACCTGGTGCTGGTGAACGCGCTGCGCGCCGCGGGCGACGCCACCTTCCCGGTCATCATGGCGATGATCTCCATGGTCTGTATGAGCCTGCCCCTGGGCTACTTCCTGGTGTTCCACCTGCACCTGGGGCTCGCGGGCGTGTGGCTCGCCGTGGCCGCGGACGAGTGGACGCGCGGCCTGGCCATGTGGATGCGCTGGCGAAGCCGCGCGTGGGAGCGCCAGTCGCTCGTGTCCCCGGCGGAGGCGCCGGTGGTGATGGCGCACTGA
- a CDS encoding glutathione-independent formaldehyde dehydrogenase — MLAVVYKENSQVKVEEVEDPKLESPTDCVIRVTSAGICGSDLHMYEGRTASKAGQVFGHENMGVVEQVGPGVRSIKKGDRVVLPFNIACGTCFDCVRGRTEACLVANPEAPHAGYGYAGMGPYRGGQAELLRVPWADYNCLKIPGQPGDELEDDFLLLSDVFPTAYHGTELANVRPGATVAVFGAGPVGLLAGYCALLRGASEVYVVDSVPERLAKVKEMGAIPIDFTKGDPVKQIIDLRRGNPLIMGALRAGEEKAMGVMCGIDAVGYQSRDIKGADAHGGREKPTQVLEQLVELVNPTGSIGVIGVYMAPDPGAPDENAKQGIYPLPWAKVFDKGITVGTGQTPVKRYNHFLRDLIIAGRARPSMIVSHRLPLQDAPDAYKKFDARKDGYTKVILKPQLSPKARA, encoded by the coding sequence ATGCTCGCCGTCGTCTACAAAGAGAACAGCCAGGTGAAGGTGGAGGAGGTCGAGGATCCGAAGCTGGAGTCTCCCACCGACTGCGTCATCCGCGTCACCTCCGCCGGCATCTGTGGAAGTGACCTGCACATGTACGAGGGCCGCACCGCGTCCAAGGCCGGACAGGTGTTCGGCCACGAGAACATGGGCGTCGTGGAGCAGGTAGGCCCCGGCGTCAGGAGCATCAAGAAGGGCGACCGCGTGGTGCTGCCCTTCAACATCGCCTGCGGCACCTGCTTCGACTGCGTGCGCGGCCGCACCGAGGCGTGCCTCGTCGCCAATCCGGAAGCGCCGCACGCGGGCTACGGCTACGCGGGCATGGGCCCGTACCGCGGTGGACAGGCGGAGCTGCTCCGGGTGCCCTGGGCGGACTACAACTGCCTGAAGATTCCCGGGCAGCCGGGCGACGAGTTGGAGGACGACTTCCTCCTCTTGTCGGACGTGTTCCCGACCGCGTACCACGGCACCGAGCTTGCGAACGTGCGGCCGGGCGCCACCGTGGCCGTCTTCGGCGCGGGGCCGGTGGGCCTGCTCGCCGGCTACTGCGCGCTCTTGCGCGGCGCTTCGGAGGTCTACGTGGTGGACAGCGTCCCGGAGCGCCTGGCCAAGGTGAAGGAGATGGGCGCCATCCCCATCGACTTCACGAAGGGCGACCCGGTGAAGCAGATCATCGACCTGCGCCGCGGCAACCCGCTCATCATGGGCGCGCTGCGCGCCGGTGAGGAGAAGGCCATGGGCGTGATGTGCGGCATCGACGCCGTGGGCTACCAGTCGCGCGACATCAAAGGCGCGGACGCGCACGGCGGCCGGGAGAAGCCCACCCAGGTGCTGGAGCAGCTGGTGGAGCTGGTGAACCCCACGGGCTCCATTGGCGTCATTGGCGTCTACATGGCCCCGGACCCCGGCGCGCCGGACGAGAACGCGAAGCAGGGCATCTACCCGCTGCCGTGGGCCAAGGTGTTCGACAAGGGCATCACCGTGGGCACCGGCCAGACGCCGGTGAAGCGCTACAACCACTTCCTGAGGGACCTCATCATCGCGGGCCGCGCCAGGCCGAGCATGATCGTCAGCCACCGCCTGCCGCTGCAGGACGCGCCGGACGCATACAAGAAGTTCGACGCACGCAAGGACGGCTACACCAAGGTCATCCTCAAGCCCCAGCTGAGCCCCAAGGCCCGCGCTTAG
- a CDS encoding response regulator: MDALDKPSTVLVVESYDDLREALAALLVVEGYTVLSVPSSTQALDVLSRIPDMPSLVLLSLMLRNPEDQRFLTRLRNLGLTTRLPVLALTADPDLQAAPPGTVCLLGKPVRTEVLLAAVDRYRTRH; encoded by the coding sequence GTGGACGCACTGGACAAACCCTCGACCGTGCTGGTGGTCGAGAGCTACGACGACCTGCGCGAGGCCCTGGCGGCCCTCCTCGTGGTGGAGGGCTACACGGTGCTGTCCGTGCCCTCGTCCACGCAGGCGCTGGACGTGCTGTCCCGGATCCCCGACATGCCCTCGCTGGTGCTGCTCAGCCTGATGCTGCGCAACCCGGAGGACCAGCGCTTCCTCACCCGGCTGCGGAACCTGGGCCTGACGACGCGGCTGCCGGTGCTGGCGCTCACCGCGGACCCGGACCTCCAGGCGGCCCCGCCCGGGACGGTGTGCCTCCTGGGCAAGCCGGTGCGCACGGAGGTGCTCCTGGCCGCCGTGGACCGCTACCGGACCCGGCACTGA
- a CDS encoding carboxylesterase/lipase family protein — protein sequence MVQQSAPVVSTVEGQLQGVVEEGVYAFKGIPYAQPPVGALRWRPPAPVVPWKHIRQASTFGKSSLQSRDGCIAGGGGDPYPMGEDCLYLNVWTPRVDPQAKLPVIVWIHGGAYVIGASGLPPYDGVPLASRDAILVTLNYRLGHLGFLAHPALQKEPGGGAANFGLLDQVAALQWVNRNIAKFGGDAGNVTIIGQSAGAKSVLSLFCMEAAKPLFHRGVAMSVYGLDEMPLEKAMLKGQALMRDMGVPDAEATPERMRQLSAESFWQQSPDHSLAPVAVCGDTVLPQSILSTFKAQQQARVPLILGSTSDDVSVMTAMGRDPMEILQALRDNNVPIGLLYPGVSPDEELARQVCRDIVFTLIPRQVADLHTKVSDAWRFYFEYTAAELRPEYPDGVPHGSDVPYFLDTVARCPPTQDVVTDEDRAYSRQVSGWMLQFARTGVPASATEWPKHQQGEDRTLRMQQPPKVEHNFMQLRLNAFLLASAIINSSDSRSGDKPGSRGNVRHTGATPQKKSRPEGMT from the coding sequence ATGGTCCAGCAGTCGGCTCCCGTCGTCAGCACGGTCGAAGGACAGCTCCAAGGCGTCGTCGAGGAAGGGGTGTATGCCTTCAAGGGCATTCCCTACGCCCAGCCTCCCGTGGGCGCGCTGCGGTGGCGTCCTCCCGCCCCGGTCGTGCCCTGGAAGCACATCCGGCAGGCGTCCACGTTCGGTAAATCCTCGCTCCAGTCTCGCGACGGCTGCATCGCGGGCGGTGGCGGCGACCCGTACCCGATGGGCGAGGATTGTCTCTACCTCAATGTCTGGACGCCTCGCGTGGACCCCCAGGCGAAGCTGCCCGTCATCGTGTGGATCCACGGCGGCGCGTATGTGATTGGCGCCAGCGGCCTGCCCCCGTACGACGGCGTGCCCCTGGCGTCGCGGGACGCCATCCTCGTCACGCTCAACTACCGCCTGGGCCACCTGGGCTTCCTGGCCCACCCGGCGCTCCAGAAGGAGCCGGGCGGCGGCGCGGCCAACTTCGGCCTGCTGGACCAGGTCGCCGCGCTCCAGTGGGTGAACCGAAACATCGCGAAGTTCGGCGGGGACGCGGGCAACGTCACGATCATCGGCCAGTCCGCGGGCGCCAAGAGCGTGCTGTCCCTCTTCTGCATGGAGGCCGCGAAGCCGCTGTTCCACCGGGGCGTCGCGATGAGCGTGTACGGCCTGGACGAGATGCCGCTGGAGAAGGCGATGCTCAAGGGGCAGGCGCTGATGCGTGACATGGGCGTGCCGGACGCGGAAGCGACCCCGGAGCGCATGCGCCAGCTGTCCGCGGAGTCCTTCTGGCAGCAGTCACCGGACCACTCGCTGGCGCCCGTGGCCGTGTGTGGCGACACGGTGCTGCCCCAGTCCATCCTGTCCACCTTCAAGGCGCAGCAGCAGGCGCGCGTGCCGCTCATCCTGGGCAGCACCAGCGATGACGTGAGCGTGATGACCGCCATGGGCCGCGACCCCATGGAGATCCTCCAGGCGCTCCGGGACAACAACGTGCCCATTGGCCTGCTCTACCCGGGCGTGTCACCGGACGAGGAGCTGGCGCGGCAGGTGTGCCGCGACATCGTCTTCACGCTCATCCCCCGGCAGGTCGCGGACCTGCACACCAAGGTCTCCGACGCGTGGCGCTTCTACTTCGAGTACACCGCCGCGGAGCTGCGCCCGGAGTACCCCGACGGCGTCCCGCACGGCTCGGACGTGCCGTACTTCCTGGACACGGTGGCGCGCTGCCCGCCCACCCAGGACGTCGTCACCGACGAGGACCGCGCGTACTCGCGCCAGGTGAGCGGCTGGATGCTCCAGTTCGCCCGCACGGGGGTGCCCGCGTCCGCGACGGAGTGGCCGAAGCACCAGCAGGGGGAGGACCGCACCCTGCGCATGCAGCAGCCGCCGAAGGTGGAGCACAACTTCATGCAGCTGCGCCTCAACGCCTTCCTGCTCGCGAGCGCCATCATCAACAGCTCGGACAGCCGCTCGGGGGACAAGCCCGGCTCGCGCGGCAACGTCCGCCACACGGGTGCCACGCCCCAGAAGAAGTCCCGGCCCGAAGGCATGACGTAG